A portion of the Adhaeribacter radiodurans genome contains these proteins:
- a CDS encoding TonB-dependent receptor — MKRFLLLLTWLLPVVSFAQTGIITGTVRDVNTQEALIGVTVQLPNSQLGTVTNENGTYRLENIPLGSYTVQTSYVGYQPQSKFNINVTSGNSQIVNFELAPAANNLQEVEITTNRRQSAAVADLITPLSVQSLSLEEIRSNPGGNFDISKVVQVLPGVASNGAGGGSRNDIIIRGGAPSENVYYLDGIEIPLINHFTTQGSAGGATGILNVSFIEDLKVSSSAFDARYDNALSSVFQFRQRYGNPDRFSGNIRLSGSEFSTTFEGPISSRTTYLVSARRSYLQFLFKLLDLPIRPNYWDFQYKVDHKINDKTSLSFIGVGAIDEFSFGIPRNSTPENEYILRSIPLNNQWNYTTGVALKRLVNDGYINLALSRNAFNIDLEKFTDAQNDNPALRTLKSNSRETENKLRLDVNKFRNGFKYAYGVSGQYVQFTNDVFNVIRPELINEEGTVVQPGLTVNYNTNLDFFRYGAFGQVSKSFFNNKLGLSFGVRSDLNSFTQDGQNPIKTLSPRGAISFAVSDKWTINASSGIYYKLPTYTVLGYQQDGQYLNKAADYIKSTHYVVGTEFLPRLDLRFTLEGFYKRYSNYPVSIRDGISLANQGGDFGSIGNEPIVTNGKGRAYGLEFYLQKKLTGSLFSVLSYTYVVSEFAGTNGQYVSSSWDYRHLISGLLGKKLPRNWELGAKYRFAGGAPTTPFDLEASQRNYGSLGVGILDYSRLNSDRLRPFSQFDIRVDKKWNFNKFTFDLFLDIANVLGSKTPGYDRYTFQRNADNTGFATTNGNLLSDDGSNAIPLILNNDDGNLVPTLGFIVEF, encoded by the coding sequence ATGAAGCGCTTTTTACTTTTACTTACCTGGTTGTTACCGGTAGTTTCTTTTGCTCAAACCGGCATTATAACCGGAACAGTGCGCGATGTAAACACCCAGGAAGCATTAATTGGGGTTACCGTGCAACTGCCCAACTCCCAACTGGGCACAGTTACCAACGAAAACGGCACGTACCGCCTCGAAAACATTCCGTTGGGTAGCTACACGGTGCAAACCTCTTATGTTGGTTACCAGCCGCAAAGCAAGTTTAACATTAATGTTACCTCGGGCAATAGCCAGATTGTAAATTTTGAATTAGCGCCAGCGGCCAACAATTTGCAGGAAGTAGAAATTACCACCAACCGTAGGCAAAGTGCCGCCGTGGCCGATTTAATCACCCCGCTGTCGGTGCAAAGTTTAAGCCTGGAAGAAATTAGAAGTAACCCGGGCGGCAATTTTGATATATCTAAAGTAGTGCAGGTTTTACCCGGGGTAGCCAGCAACGGCGCGGGTGGCGGCAGTCGCAACGATATTATTATCCGGGGTGGGGCTCCCAGCGAAAACGTGTATTACCTCGATGGCATCGAAATTCCGTTAATTAACCATTTTACCACGCAGGGAAGCGCGGGCGGGGCCACCGGTATTTTAAATGTATCGTTTATCGAAGACTTAAAAGTTAGTTCGTCGGCTTTTGATGCCCGCTACGATAATGCGCTATCGTCGGTGTTTCAGTTCCGGCAACGCTACGGCAACCCCGACCGCTTTTCGGGTAACATCCGCTTGAGCGGTTCTGAATTCTCAACAACTTTCGAAGGGCCCATATCATCTCGCACTACTTATCTGGTTTCGGCCCGACGCTCCTACCTGCAATTTTTGTTTAAGCTCCTTGATTTACCCATCCGACCGAATTACTGGGATTTTCAGTACAAAGTAGATCATAAGATTAATGATAAAACCTCGCTTTCTTTTATAGGTGTGGGCGCCATTGATGAATTTTCGTTTGGCATCCCCCGCAACAGCACTCCCGAAAACGAATACATTTTACGGTCTATCCCTTTAAACAATCAATGGAATTACACCACTGGGGTGGCATTAAAAAGATTAGTAAACGACGGCTACATTAATTTGGCGTTGAGCCGGAATGCTTTTAACATTGACCTGGAAAAGTTTACTGACGCTCAAAATGACAACCCGGCGCTGCGTACTTTAAAATCAAACTCCCGCGAAACCGAAAACAAACTGCGCCTGGACGTAAATAAATTTCGCAACGGATTTAAATATGCCTACGGCGTGTCTGGGCAATACGTGCAGTTCACCAACGACGTGTTTAACGTAATACGGCCGGAATTAATAAACGAAGAAGGTACGGTGGTGCAACCCGGCTTAACCGTGAACTACAACACTAATCTCGACTTTTTCCGGTACGGTGCATTTGGGCAAGTTTCTAAATCTTTTTTTAATAATAAACTAGGTTTGTCCTTCGGTGTTCGCTCCGATTTAAATTCTTTTACCCAGGACGGCCAGAATCCCATAAAAACATTATCGCCACGCGGCGCTATTTCGTTTGCCGTATCCGATAAATGGACGATTAACGCTTCGTCAGGGATTTATTACAAACTGCCCACCTACACAGTTTTGGGTTACCAGCAAGACGGGCAATATCTGAATAAAGCCGCCGATTACATTAAATCTACGCACTACGTTGTAGGAACTGAGTTTTTACCCCGCCTAGATTTGCGGTTTACTTTAGAAGGATTTTATAAAAGATACAGCAACTACCCGGTCTCTATCCGCGACGGCATTTCACTGGCCAACCAAGGCGGTGATTTTGGCTCCATTGGCAACGAACCCATAGTTACCAACGGCAAAGGCCGAGCCTACGGGTTGGAGTTTTACCTCCAGAAAAAACTTACCGGTAGTTTATTTTCGGTGCTTTCGTATACCTACGTGGTGAGTGAATTTGCCGGTACCAACGGCCAGTACGTTTCCAGTTCCTGGGATTACCGCCATTTAATTTCGGGATTGCTGGGTAAGAAACTACCCCGTAATTGGGAACTCGGTGCCAAATACCGCTTTGCGGGTGGCGCTCCTACCACTCCTTTTGATTTGGAAGCTTCGCAGCGCAATTACGGTTCTTTGGGCGTAGGCATCCTGGATTATTCCCGCTTAAATTCCGATCGTTTGCGGCCCTTTAGTCAGTTTGACATCCGGGTAGATAAAAAGTGGAACTTCAATAAATTTACATTCGACCTGTTCCTGGATATTGCCAATGTACTGGGTAGCAAAACGCCAGGCTACGATCGCTACACGTTCCAGCGCAACGCCGATAATACCGGCTTCGCCACCACCAACGGCAACTTACTAAGCGACGATGGCAGCAACGCTATACCACTAATTTTGAATAACGATGATGGTAATTTAGTACCGACACTGGGCTTTATTGTAGAGTTTTGA
- a CDS encoding MarR family winged helix-turn-helix transcriptional regulator: MSATNYQLLQELLPWLARYEQEQGPGQVNLPEFQKWLGERLIQEKETMPASTPAEALDGEIARYLTSLNRYAKYYTKKALQHTEFVSLDDFGYLMHLLDGGSMIKSTLIHKNIQDIPSGTEIIKRLIRQDWVNETRHEADKRKVYLTINDRGKAALFASLGQLRKVSRIVSGNLDLLEKQQLLRILKKLENFHQHQFVPNKDKSIDEFL, encoded by the coding sequence ATGTCGGCTACCAATTACCAGTTACTACAAGAGCTTTTACCCTGGCTGGCTCGTTACGAGCAGGAGCAAGGTCCGGGGCAAGTGAATTTACCTGAATTTCAAAAGTGGCTGGGTGAGCGGTTGATCCAGGAAAAAGAAACCATGCCCGCCAGCACCCCAGCCGAAGCATTGGATGGGGAAATCGCCCGTTACTTGACATCCCTGAACCGGTACGCCAAGTATTACACCAAAAAAGCATTGCAGCACACCGAGTTTGTATCATTGGACGATTTTGGCTACCTCATGCACTTACTCGACGGCGGCAGCATGATTAAATCTACCTTAATTCATAAAAACATTCAGGATATTCCATCGGGTACCGAAATTATTAAACGCCTGATCAGGCAAGACTGGGTAAACGAAACCCGCCACGAAGCCGATAAAAGAAAAGTGTACCTCACCATTAACGACCGCGGAAAAGCGGCATTGTTCGCTTCCCTGGGTCAACTCCGCAAAGTTTCGCGCATTGTGAGCGGCAATCTGGACTTATTGGAAAAACAGCAGTTGCTCCGAATTTTAAAAAAACTCGAAAACTTCCATCAACACCAGTTTGTACCGAATAAAGATAAATCCATAGATGAGTTTTTATAA
- a CDS encoding manganese catalase family protein — MFHHVKDLQFNARVSKPDPRFATLLLEQFGGENGELAAAMQYFTQAFAAKMPYPDKYDMLMDIATEEFSHLEIVGATIQMLLKGVNGELKDAADQSEIMEVMNGKAAKENIIHQALTNPQFGTLSAGGPRLTNSQGIPWCASYIHSNGDLTVDLRSNIASESRAKLVYEYLMQFTDDPYVKETLSFLMTREVAHFEMFQAALGTIKPNYPPGVLQADPRFTNQYFNLSQGESARGPWNEGEMPKTGKPWDYIADPLAHVKETTGLQNREKGIEKEMKLTEKLNKELSKTKSAEITSAEPKGVAQWSNYDGEDSK; from the coding sequence ATGTTTCATCACGTAAAAGACTTACAATTTAATGCCCGTGTATCTAAGCCAGACCCTCGGTTTGCAACATTATTGCTGGAACAATTCGGCGGTGAAAACGGCGAGCTGGCAGCAGCCATGCAATATTTTACCCAGGCTTTTGCAGCTAAAATGCCTTATCCGGATAAATATGATATGCTGATGGATATTGCAACGGAAGAATTTAGCCATTTGGAAATTGTAGGGGCAACTATCCAGATGCTGCTGAAAGGCGTAAACGGCGAGTTAAAAGATGCCGCCGACCAATCTGAAATTATGGAAGTAATGAACGGGAAAGCAGCCAAAGAAAATATCATTCATCAGGCTTTGACTAACCCGCAATTTGGCACTCTTAGCGCCGGTGGACCCCGCCTCACCAACAGCCAGGGCATTCCGTGGTGCGCTTCCTATATTCATTCTAACGGCGACTTAACCGTTGATTTGCGCTCTAATATTGCTTCCGAATCGAGGGCCAAGCTGGTGTATGAGTATTTAATGCAATTTACCGATGACCCTTACGTAAAAGAAACCCTTTCTTTTTTAATGACCCGGGAAGTAGCCCATTTTGAAATGTTTCAGGCGGCTTTAGGAACCATTAAACCAAACTACCCGCCCGGCGTATTACAAGCGGATCCGCGTTTTACCAACCAGTACTTTAACTTGTCGCAAGGCGAAAGTGCCCGCGGCCCCTGGAACGAAGGTGAAATGCCGAAAACCGGTAAACCCTGGGATTATATAGCAGACCCGCTGGCGCACGTGAAAGAAACAACAGGATTGCAGAATCGGGAGAAAGGCATTGAAAAAGAAATGAAGTTAACGGAAAAACTAAACAAAGAATTAAGCAAAACCAAAAGCGCCGAAATTACCAGTGCCGAACCAAAAGGGGTAGCGCAATGGAGTAATTACGACGGAGAAGATTCTAAATAA
- a CDS encoding aldo/keto reductase, protein MEIKKIKLGSQGLSVPVIGLGCMGMTGFEEANTYGEADEQEAIATIHRSLELGGNFLDTADLYGPLKNEQLIAKAIKGNRNKYLIATKFGWEIDDNNRITWAINGKKSYVKKALERSLKNLNTDYIDLYYMHRLDKTTPIEETVQAMSDLVKEGKVGYIGLSEVSSETVKRAHAVHPVTAVQSEYSLFERTVEERGVLQTLQDLGIGFVAYSPLGRGFLSGQIRSINDLPDNDFRRSIPRFQEEHFYKNLELVKAIEAMAAEKNVTSSQLALAWVISKGIVPIPGTKRRKYVAENIAATTIQLTEADLTKLESIVPLGTDTGKPYDEFSMGLID, encoded by the coding sequence ATGGAAATAAAGAAAATAAAATTAGGAAGTCAGGGTTTGTCGGTTCCGGTTATTGGTTTAGGTTGTATGGGTATGACCGGCTTTGAAGAAGCTAACACGTATGGCGAAGCAGATGAGCAGGAAGCCATTGCCACTATTCACCGATCTTTGGAATTAGGCGGCAACTTTCTGGACACCGCCGACCTGTATGGTCCATTAAAAAACGAGCAGCTTATTGCCAAAGCAATTAAAGGCAACCGGAACAAATACCTTATTGCTACCAAATTTGGTTGGGAGATAGATGATAACAATAGAATAACCTGGGCTATAAACGGTAAAAAAAGCTATGTAAAAAAAGCTTTGGAGCGTTCTCTCAAAAACCTCAACACCGATTATATTGACTTATATTACATGCATCGCCTCGATAAAACTACACCCATTGAGGAAACGGTTCAAGCCATGAGCGATTTGGTAAAAGAAGGAAAAGTAGGTTATATCGGCTTATCAGAGGTATCTTCCGAAACGGTAAAAAGAGCCCATGCGGTGCACCCGGTTACGGCAGTGCAAAGCGAATATTCTTTATTTGAGCGCACCGTAGAAGAACGCGGTGTTTTGCAAACCCTACAGGACCTGGGTATAGGCTTTGTGGCTTACTCGCCACTGGGTCGCGGGTTTTTATCGGGGCAAATCCGGAGCATCAATGATTTACCGGATAACGATTTCCGCCGGTCAATTCCCCGCTTTCAGGAAGAGCACTTCTACAAAAATCTGGAGTTGGTTAAAGCCATAGAGGCCATGGCGGCCGAAAAAAATGTTACCTCCTCGCAGTTGGCTTTGGCTTGGGTAATAAGCAAAGGCATTGTTCCCATTCCGGGCACCAAACGCCGGAAATATGTAGCGGAAAACATAGCGGCTACCACTATCCAACTTACCGAAGCCGATTTAACTAAATTAGAAAGTATTGTGCCGCTAGGTACCGATACCGGTAAACCCTACGATGAATTCAGCATGGGGCTGATTGACTAA
- a CDS encoding helix-turn-helix domain-containing protein, whose protein sequence is MNAIKSVSEFHRLLSLPAPRHPLVSVINLNESIFLEDEVWQGFVNRFYCVALKREAKGKIKYGQQHYDYDKGVLSFTAPNQVQSLDLQNMECGSGYLLIFHPDFLLKHTLASTIHQYGFFSYAVNEALHLSEEEEDDLITILNKINKECAHIDRHTQEIILSQIDLLLNYSNRFYERQFITRKNNNHQLLTKFEQLINQYFTANDTAEQGLLTVQYIAERMNLSPNYLSDMLRVHTGQNTQQHIHEKLIQKAKERLSTTNLSVSEIAYALGFEHAQSFSTLFKKKTNMSPLEFRQTFN, encoded by the coding sequence ATGAACGCCATTAAATCTGTATCGGAATTCCACCGGTTATTGTCTTTGCCGGCACCCCGGCACCCGCTGGTAAGTGTAATTAATCTGAATGAAAGCATTTTCCTGGAAGATGAGGTGTGGCAAGGCTTTGTAAACCGGTTTTACTGCGTGGCACTTAAACGGGAAGCAAAAGGAAAGATAAAATACGGGCAGCAACACTATGATTACGATAAAGGCGTATTAAGCTTTACGGCGCCTAACCAGGTACAATCTTTGGATTTGCAGAATATGGAATGCGGATCGGGCTACCTGCTTATTTTTCATCCAGATTTTTTGCTGAAACATACTTTGGCCAGCACCATTCATCAATATGGCTTTTTCTCTTACGCCGTAAACGAGGCCCTGCACCTTTCCGAGGAAGAAGAGGACGACCTGATTACCATCTTAAATAAGATTAACAAAGAATGTGCACACATCGACCGGCACACCCAAGAAATTATTTTATCGCAGATTGATTTGTTGCTCAACTATTCTAACCGTTTTTACGAGCGCCAGTTTATTACCCGTAAAAACAACAACCACCAGCTCCTTACCAAATTTGAGCAATTAATTAACCAGTACTTTACTGCCAACGACACCGCCGAACAAGGTCTGTTAACCGTGCAGTATATAGCCGAACGCATGAATCTTTCGCCCAATTACCTGAGCGATATGCTGCGGGTACATACCGGGCAAAATACCCAACAACACATTCACGAGAAACTGATTCAGAAAGCAAAAGAAAGGCTATCCACTACCAACTTATCGGTCAGCGAAATAGCTTATGCCCTGGGCTTTGAACATGCCCAATCGTTCAGTACGCTTTTTAAGAAAAAAACCAACATGTCGCCCTTGGAATTTCGGCAGACATTTAACTGA
- a CDS encoding NADP-dependent oxidoreductase, with translation MEKQMKAAVYEEFGGVDKIQIRSIAIPELKEGEVLVRLKAAGVNPVDAGVREGYLKDYLPYTFPIIPGWDMAGTVEDRGFSARRFAVGDEVYAYARRPMVQYGTFAEYIVIPESYLAHKPETLSFEEAAGIPLVGLTAYQSMFDAGKLQAGQTVLILGASGGVGSLGIQLAKAKGAQVIGVASAKNHDFMKQLGADFTIDYRQGDIGAAAKALVPDGVDLVFDCASGETLQQSLSALKPGGKLVSILHHGDGLDPAIDFQYVFVEPNSTQLDHLRELADNGQLKVHVSQTYSLDQTVDAFNQIQTKHTTGKIVIVP, from the coding sequence ATGGAAAAACAGATGAAAGCGGCCGTTTACGAAGAGTTTGGCGGGGTAGATAAAATTCAAATTCGCAGCATTGCTATTCCGGAATTAAAAGAAGGCGAGGTGTTGGTCCGGTTAAAGGCAGCGGGCGTAAACCCAGTGGATGCCGGTGTGCGGGAAGGTTATTTAAAAGATTATTTGCCTTATACTTTCCCCATTATTCCTGGTTGGGACATGGCCGGCACGGTAGAAGACCGGGGTTTTAGTGCCCGCCGGTTTGCGGTCGGCGACGAGGTGTACGCCTATGCCCGGCGACCAATGGTGCAGTACGGTACTTTTGCCGAGTATATTGTTATTCCGGAGAGTTACCTGGCGCATAAACCCGAAACACTTTCTTTTGAAGAAGCTGCCGGCATTCCGCTGGTCGGGCTTACGGCTTACCAGTCAATGTTCGATGCGGGCAAGCTGCAAGCGGGCCAAACCGTGTTGATATTGGGAGCTTCCGGTGGAGTGGGTAGTTTGGGTATTCAGTTAGCTAAAGCTAAAGGCGCCCAAGTAATAGGAGTAGCCAGCGCGAAAAACCACGACTTCATGAAACAACTCGGCGCTGATTTTACCATAGATTACAGGCAAGGCGATATTGGTGCTGCCGCAAAAGCGTTAGTACCCGACGGCGTAGATTTAGTTTTTGACTGCGCGAGCGGCGAAACTTTGCAGCAAAGTTTATCGGCTCTGAAGCCGGGAGGCAAGTTGGTTTCCATTTTGCACCACGGCGACGGCTTGGACCCAGCCATTGATTTTCAATACGTATTCGTGGAACCCAATAGTACCCAGCTCGATCACTTGCGCGAATTAGCGGATAATGGTCAGCTAAAAGTACACGTGAGCCAAACGTATTCCCTGGACCAAACCGTAGATGCTTTTAATCAGATTCAAACCAAACATACAACCGGAAAAATTGTAATTGTGCCGTAA
- a CDS encoding DUF6371 domain-containing protein: protein MNYPFVQSNRFKVAPTCPCGKNNRDGKFSPIILDGVPNPAFGHCHSCGQSFFPNATSKEVSLSPVITLLPKTPARIIAADLVQKTLKSYNLNNFALWLQNKYPTTADYLLNYFSIGTTKAGGTLFWYQDKAGNYRKPKRIYYKPDGHRVKASEDETKSKPSPLMFTNQQGYEYCLFGEFQLGTYPATAKIVMVESEKSAIIGHVHFPDFIWVATGGAVSLKKERAVVLQGRKVMIIPDMHQTGREGALRMQTILKGVGCRTRILEMDKHRQDGDDIADILVRRSGLL from the coding sequence ATGAACTATCCATTTGTCCAGTCGAACCGGTTTAAGGTAGCTCCTACCTGCCCTTGCGGCAAAAATAACCGGGACGGCAAGTTCTCTCCAATTATTCTGGATGGGGTACCTAACCCGGCTTTCGGTCACTGCCATAGCTGCGGTCAAAGCTTTTTTCCGAATGCAACATCAAAAGAAGTTTCTTTAAGCCCCGTAATTACTCTCCTGCCTAAAACGCCGGCCCGTATCATTGCCGCCGATCTGGTTCAAAAAACGCTTAAAAGTTATAATCTCAACAATTTTGCGCTTTGGTTACAGAACAAATACCCGACTACCGCCGATTATTTATTAAATTACTTTTCGATTGGCACTACCAAAGCAGGCGGCACCTTGTTCTGGTACCAGGATAAAGCGGGAAACTATAGAAAACCCAAACGCATTTACTACAAACCTGACGGCCACCGGGTAAAAGCAAGCGAAGACGAAACCAAAAGCAAGCCCAGCCCATTGATGTTCACCAACCAGCAAGGTTACGAGTATTGTTTGTTCGGGGAGTTTCAATTAGGTACATACCCCGCAACGGCAAAAATAGTAATGGTCGAAAGCGAGAAATCAGCCATAATCGGGCACGTGCATTTTCCGGATTTTATTTGGGTGGCTACCGGCGGGGCGGTTAGCTTAAAAAAAGAACGCGCCGTTGTACTGCAAGGCCGCAAAGTGATGATTATTCCGGATATGCACCAAACCGGCCGCGAAGGCGCTTTGCGCATGCAAACTATTCTAAAAGGAGTAGGTTGCCGCACCCGCATTCTGGAAATGGACAAACACCGCCAAGACGGCGACGATATTGCCGATATCCTGGTGCGCCGCTCCGGACTGCTATAG
- a CDS encoding Kelch repeat-containing protein, translated as MVTVPFYSRFLLVLLFGLGIFISLTSRAAFPENTSKKVIPNRSTLPAAAETFIRSAALTFSSAPVFEKEQYTITLPEGTTPGSTIGTVKATDADGEVLTYTIITGNTNQAFVLDSVTGALSVAKNLNRHTQSSYQLNIQALDPSGLADSAMVAITLTPPTEEPAVAKITWSSVANQPYIFYEGQGKVVNGKWYTFSGFDSQKSGFTPTSRAHYFDPAINTWEPIAPMPPMNGTNYGGVTHAGFTTDNNDIYFAGGYTSNANGKGQILGTKEVWKYVVNKDQYERLPDLPQISATGQLEYLQGKLHYIAGTDRVAKIDLGDHYVLDLDNLAAGWDTLAPLPSPRQHAGSAVYEGKIYFIGGQTGHDEGSVAFRLVHAYDPQTDTWTQLADIPVQEGTRGIAHISSSVVVKGNQIIVIGGEYQFQKGTRLVSAYTPATNTWTNLTQLPIIMRGGVAGVIGGKLYYTGGKNVQRTYVGDPLTNQKIIRVALVNAANGEEIRLIGKGATVNLANLPTRDISIRASTSPDTVGSVVFQLNGPQTITQTESKMPYALLGDRPDSSYVPWRPVPGEYSLDITPYSAAQGKGLPGTTLKINFTITDTSLVSNLASNSNLQYELDTLKLGVPIYTDRPYVTTSVPESLLNSLIVKTPNDDKYNTNAGVFSLQLMRPAMVYVAYDPRVTILPAWLESWQKLNEEILVNDPKNNRYQLYSQLFTAGPITFDGNRANPAEGSLSNYFIVIQEQQDTAKLVTGIADYPKNLNENRTNRSLKIFPNPIKTTDHLYVTLENFGKEEPVFVTLHDVAGRTVLSQTLITNYQGKVNTTISLPGSLKAGVYLIKTVSTSGARQEKLIIE; from the coding sequence ATGGTTACGGTTCCTTTTTATTCTAGATTCCTGCTGGTTCTTCTATTCGGACTTGGTATTTTTATTAGTTTAACTTCCCGGGCAGCTTTCCCTGAAAACACTTCTAAAAAAGTAATTCCGAATCGCTCTACCTTACCAGCGGCCGCTGAAACATTTATTCGTTCGGCTGCACTTACTTTTTCTTCAGCGCCGGTATTCGAAAAAGAACAGTATACTATTACTCTTCCGGAGGGTACAACCCCAGGTAGTACTATTGGAACCGTAAAAGCTACCGATGCTGATGGTGAGGTTTTAACCTATACAATTATTACCGGCAATACCAACCAGGCCTTTGTCCTGGATTCTGTCACGGGTGCTTTAAGCGTTGCTAAAAATTTAAACCGGCATACCCAAAGTAGTTACCAGTTAAACATACAGGCACTGGATCCTAGCGGTCTGGCGGATAGTGCCATGGTGGCTATTACACTTACTCCCCCAACCGAAGAACCTGCCGTGGCTAAAATAACCTGGAGTTCCGTAGCCAATCAGCCTTATATATTTTACGAAGGGCAGGGCAAGGTCGTAAACGGAAAATGGTATACCTTCAGCGGTTTCGATAGCCAGAAATCGGGTTTTACTCCTACGAGCCGCGCTCATTATTTTGATCCGGCCATTAATACCTGGGAGCCAATTGCTCCTATGCCGCCCATGAACGGCACTAATTACGGCGGGGTAACGCACGCTGGTTTTACCACAGATAATAACGATATTTATTTTGCCGGCGGGTATACCTCCAATGCCAACGGTAAAGGCCAGATTTTAGGCACCAAAGAAGTTTGGAAGTACGTGGTAAACAAAGACCAATACGAGCGTTTACCAGATTTGCCGCAAATAAGCGCCACCGGCCAGTTAGAGTACCTGCAGGGAAAACTGCACTACATTGCCGGCACCGACCGGGTGGCTAAAATTGATTTAGGGGATCATTACGTGCTAGATTTAGATAACCTGGCTGCGGGTTGGGATACTTTAGCTCCCTTACCGAGTCCGCGGCAACACGCTGGTTCGGCCGTATACGAAGGGAAAATTTACTTTATTGGAGGCCAAACCGGCCACGACGAAGGTTCCGTTGCCTTCCGCCTGGTGCATGCTTACGATCCGCAAACAGATACCTGGACACAATTAGCCGACATTCCGGTGCAGGAAGGAACCCGCGGTATAGCCCATATTTCATCCTCGGTAGTGGTAAAAGGAAACCAGATAATTGTAATTGGGGGCGAATACCAATTTCAAAAAGGAACCCGGCTGGTGTCGGCTTATACCCCGGCTACGAACACCTGGACGAATCTGACGCAATTACCTATTATTATGCGTGGTGGGGTGGCGGGAGTAATCGGGGGAAAATTGTATTATACCGGCGGTAAAAACGTGCAGCGCACCTACGTGGGTGATCCCTTAACAAATCAAAAAATAATTCGGGTAGCTTTAGTAAATGCCGCGAACGGCGAAGAGATCCGGTTAATCGGCAAAGGTGCCACCGTTAATCTGGCCAATTTACCTACCCGCGATATTAGTATCCGGGCCTCTACCAGCCCGGATACGGTAGGTAGCGTGGTATTTCAATTGAATGGTCCGCAAACCATCACGCAAACCGAATCTAAGATGCCTTACGCTTTACTGGGCGACCGACCTGATTCTTCTTATGTTCCCTGGCGGCCAGTACCAGGCGAATATTCTTTAGATATTACGCCTTATTCGGCGGCTCAGGGGAAAGGTTTACCGGGAACTACTTTAAAAATAAATTTTACAATTACGGATACATCCCTGGTAAGCAATTTAGCCAGCAACAGCAATTTACAGTACGAATTAGATACTTTAAAGCTCGGCGTGCCTATTTACACCGACCGCCCTTACGTGACTACCTCGGTACCGGAATCTTTACTAAATTCACTTATCGTGAAAACCCCTAACGACGATAAATACAATACCAATGCCGGTGTATTTTCGCTGCAACTAATGCGACCGGCTATGGTTTACGTGGCGTATGATCCAAGGGTAACCATTTTACCGGCCTGGTTAGAAAGCTGGCAAAAGCTCAACGAAGAAATTTTAGTAAATGATCCGAAGAATAATCGTTACCAGCTTTATAGCCAATTGTTCACCGCTGGCCCCATCACCTTTGATGGTAACCGGGCTAATCCCGCGGAAGGCTCTTTAAGTAATTATTTTATTGTTATTCAGGAACAACAAGACACAGCTAAATTAGTAACCGGTATCGCTGATTATCCTAAAAACCTGAATGAAAATAGAACTAACCGCTCGCTGAAAATCTTTCCTAATCCTATCAAGACAACCGATCACTTATATGTGACTTTAGAAAATTTCGGCAAAGAAGAACCTGTATTTGTTACCTTACACGATGTAGCGGGGCGTACGGTTCTCTCCCAAACCCTTATTACCAATTACCAGGGAAAAGTTAATACAACTATTTCACTTCCTGGGTCACTAAAAGCGGGCGTTTACCTAATAAAAACGGTAAGCACCTCCGGCGCCCGGCAAGAGAAATTAATAATTGAATAA